The Macadamia integrifolia cultivar HAES 741 chromosome 4, SCU_Mint_v3, whole genome shotgun sequence genome contains the following window.
GAGTTCAGCATTTTAATCTTTTCCTCTGGGATTTAAGTTGAAAGTTGTTATTAAGTTATAAATCTTCAGGTTACGCcaagttgaaaatttttatttgttttcagaTAATATGCAGATCAGCATTAAAAGTTCATAAACATTGATGGTGCAGGTATACATACAAGCTGGGGCATAAATTATTCAATGGCACATATGTTTGGAGTCAGATATACCAATTTAGAGCATCACCTTATCCTGGTCAAGACTCGTTACAACGTGTAATTATTTTTGGCGATATGGGAAAGGTTtgagttttgaaaattttagcgTTCACTTTAAAGGGAAAACTTGTTTGGTTCAGTTATGGTAGCCGTGGATGTAAGGACCATTAAAATATGATATCTAGCTCATTACAATAATCAGCATTGTGTCTAACTTAAGTTGACTCATAAAAGTTTTATACTTAATGGGAGACATAGCATCTAACAGTGGTTAACATTTTTCATATGGTTGTTAACCAGTATTTTCAGTCCACTCATACAACTATACAaggtttatatttttcatatgaTTGTTAACCAGTATTCAGTGCAGAAACTGAAGAAATCtcctttatatttttcttcttttaggcCGAGGCTGATGGTTCCAATGAATTTAACAATTACCAACCCGGCTCCCTGAACACCACTAAGCAGCTGATTCAAGACTTAAACAATATTGATATAGTCTTACATATAGGAGATACAGTTTATGCAAATGGATACATCTCACAGTGGGATCAGTTTACTGCACAGGTCGAGCCCATTGCATCAACTGTGCCTTACATGACTGGAAGGTTTGTCATTGTATGCACTTTCCATTACATGTGAACAACTTTAATTGTCACGTCACTTATCCAAATTGAGTTTTATTTGTGATTTGTCCTTGCAGTGGTAACCATGAGCGTGACTGGCCTGGATCAGGATCTTTCTATCAGAATACAGATTCAGGTGGAGAATGTGGTGTCCTAGCAGAAACCATGTTTTATGTTCCAGCAGAGAACCGGGCCAAGTTCTGGTATTGAAATTTTGGAAAGCCAACATTCTTTATATGCATTCCTACAACATCCCCAAAACTAGTACTGTGTGAATAAGAAACGCTTGTGTGTCCTTTGTATAAAGCATACTTCCGGCCCCATGAGTCCCACCCCAAAGATCCTCTGGCGTGTAACCCATCTCATACTAATGATTGTGATAGTCTAACGGATGAtcctatatttttcattttagacCCCATAAGAATTTTATGTCCCTTCTATCTACAGGTACTCCACAGATTATGGGATGTTCCATTTCTGCATAGCAGACACAGAACATGACTGGAGAGAGGGCACAgagcaatacaagttcattgaGAAGTGCCTGGCATCAGCTGATAGACAAAAGCAGCCATGGCTTATCTTTCTTGCACATCGAGTACTAGGTTATTCGTCTGGTAGCTATTATGCCCAAGAAGGGTCATTTGAggaaccaatggggagagaaagcCTCCAAAAACTTTGGCAGAAGTACAAGGTTGACCTGGCTTTCTATGGACATGTCCACAATTATGAAAGGACATGTCCTATCTATGAGGTACTACCTATAATCTTTTCCATGGATCTTTGCTGCATCACAGCATccatgaatatatatatttatcaattgatgattttgttttctattacaGAATGTTTGCACAATGACGGAGAAGTCATACTACCAGGGCACTTTGAATGGGACCATCCACGTAGTTGTCGGTGGGGGAGGCGCTAGCCTTGCTCAGTTCACCTCCCTCAACACTTCTTGGAGTTACTACAAAGACTACGACTATGGATTTGTAAAACTTACAGCATTTGATCATTCAAACCTACTATTTGAATACAAAAAGAGCAGCGATGGGAAGGTGTATGACTCATTCAAGATTTCGCGGGATTACCGAGACATTTTGGCCTGTACTGTAGATAGTTGCCCAAGTGTGACACTAGCTTCTTGATGTACTTGTTTCTGTTGGTGAATAAAACAAAATAGTTTGATGAGTGAACCTTGAATCTTTTATTCATTGCTGGCAAAAGGcctaaaatcaaaactaaatgCCAATGCTACATGTGAAGTAAATGAGCAAAGCCTATAACATGGTAAGAAGATGAACCTAATGTTGGGTAGGGTGCCTTGTATTTTGTTGAATGGGTTTGTGGGCTGGTTCCAAAGGTAGGGCCTAAAGGCTTGAGGCCCAGGGAATTTTTAAGGTATTTTGGTAAACTGCACCTATATGTGTTTCGCTACAATTGTACTAATGGAATTATTTGAGCTAGAGAAGGCATGACAGCAAGTgactataaccctattctccattttTAGTCAAGTAGTTCTTATCTCTCATGGACGTATGTAATCTAGCAAGCCATATGAGGGAGATAAATGTTACCATGGTTGCAAAGGCAGTTTTTTCTGCTTTGTGAAAGGTTGATTTTGTCATTCTCACAATTGATATAGAAGGTAATTCAACAAGTCAACCATTGATTGAATGAATGTGGAATTATATTAGAATATTGGATAACAATACTATTGGATCACTGGGTGTTGACAATGTTGAGCCAGCTTAGGCCACATTTGTGTGTAGAAGTTACTAGAAGCTATTCTTCCAATAGAATTGCCATCATTAATGATCCACATGTCTcgttaaaagaaaaattgactAACATCTGGCTGGAATCAAGATGAGGGAAGACCAACAAGAGGAAACAATCTTGGACATTTCataattcccttttttttaatgggataCAAGATAACCTTTCATTTGTGATTCTTTAAAAACATATATGAGAAGGAGTTCTTATAGATGCATGAATGTGGAAGTGTTTCTATAACTTATTTCAGCAACACTTCTACAAAAATCACTCAAATATTTACTTTAATCTAGCTTTGAATTCTAAGGCTTTAATTAAAGTCTAGATTGTCTTTGGTTCCCCACTGGTTAGTCATTAATTCCAGATTATAGTAACGGGATAGACACAAAAGATCAATTCAGTGGAAATGGTTGATGGCCTTTTCTTTAGGCATTTGAATAAGATATGGTTAATTTTTCTGGACACCAGTAGTCTTTGTTTGATGCACAGAGGAATTGATTGTAGTTTCAGAAATTTAAAATCTTGTGGGTAAGTATCATTTGCTTGCGTTGTAACTGTCGTTCTTCAAAATTGGTTTCCTCCAATGTCTTAATCTTGTAATTTGAAGCTTTGTCATTACTGTTATTTTCTCTTATTCTAACATTTTCACTTATTCTTACAACACATCAAGGTTGAGAgaggaaagtaaaaaaaaaatgtgtgatgaatgatgaataGTTGAGAGCAATAAGTTGTTATAAACAAATATCATGCTAACACTGTATGTTGATTTTGTGTATTCATTATGCATGACAAATATATTTAacggaagaaaaaaaaaaattgcatccCTTTTATTAATCACTTAATTTAACTTGAATAAGAATTATTAACATTACAAGGGTTTGCTATTCTTAGAATTATAATTAGGAAtacatttgaaaaataaatttatgagGATAAATGAGTGAAATCACATTCATTGCTCCAAATAAAAGCAATAACTTTAACTTTCTTATCAGAATTATATCATAATTTGATTTGTCCGTTTTTTATTGAAGAGCTGGTCACTGCTAAGGACACCAATAGCAACAGGGATTTAGGCATAACATGAAGTTTTACTATTTGTCAACTTGTATGTAAGTGTGTCAAACTTCAACCCAATCCCGCCAGACTAATAGAAACTAACCAGTtcaaggggtaagcccgacaGCATCAGATCGGTTCGACTCGTTTATAAGCTGATCAAACATGTTTAGCTCGatcatttatatgtatattttgatttttttttatataaagaaTAAATGGATATTATTAATGTAGCAATGAAATTTCAATGTTCCACAACCTGACCAAGCTTGACATGAGACTG
Protein-coding sequences here:
- the LOC122076123 gene encoding probable inactive purple acid phosphatase 1 isoform X1, with protein sequence MSARVKQISPKKMAKVRIYGLHLLVNLLGLLSLGGARPPGEQPLSQIAIEKATVAHQESTSVKATPTLLGLQGETSEWVTLTYISPNASNDDWIGVFSPANTLNGSTCAPDNGRVIPPLLCSAPIKYQFANYSNPNYKDTGNGALKLQLINQRGDFAFALFSGGLSNPKLIAVSNTVTFVNPNAPVYPRLAQGKTWNEMTVTWTSGYGINESVPFVEWGPKGENQIRSPAGTLTFSRGSMCGAPARTVGWRDPGFIHTSFLKDLWPNSMYTYKLGHKLFNGTYVWSQIYQFRASPYPGQDSLQRVIIFGDMGKAEADGSNEFNNYQPGSLNTTKQLIQDLNNIDIVLHIGDTVYANGYISQWDQFTAQVEPIASTVPYMTGSGNHERDWPGSGSFYQNTDSGGECGVLAETMFYVPAENRAKFWYSTDYGMFHFCIADTEHDWREGTEQYKFIEKCLASADRQKQPWLIFLAHRVLGYSSGSYYAQEGSFEEPMGRESLQKLWQKYKVDLAFYGHVHNYERTCPIYENVCTMTEKSYYQGTLNGTIHVVVGGGGASLAQFTSLNTSWSYYKDYDYGFVKLTAFDHSNLLFEYKKSSDGKVYDSFKISRDYRDILACTVDSCPSVTLAS
- the LOC122076123 gene encoding probable inactive purple acid phosphatase 1 isoform X2 gives rise to the protein MAKVRIYGLHLLVNLLGLLSLGGARPPGEQPLSQIAIEKATVAHQESTSVKATPTLLGLQGETSEWVTLTYISPNASNDDWIGVFSPANTLNGSTCAPDNGRVIPPLLCSAPIKYQFANYSNPNYKDTGNGALKLQLINQRGDFAFALFSGGLSNPKLIAVSNTVTFVNPNAPVYPRLAQGKTWNEMTVTWTSGYGINESVPFVEWGPKGENQIRSPAGTLTFSRGSMCGAPARTVGWRDPGFIHTSFLKDLWPNSMYTYKLGHKLFNGTYVWSQIYQFRASPYPGQDSLQRVIIFGDMGKAEADGSNEFNNYQPGSLNTTKQLIQDLNNIDIVLHIGDTVYANGYISQWDQFTAQVEPIASTVPYMTGSGNHERDWPGSGSFYQNTDSGGECGVLAETMFYVPAENRAKFWYSTDYGMFHFCIADTEHDWREGTEQYKFIEKCLASADRQKQPWLIFLAHRVLGYSSGSYYAQEGSFEEPMGRESLQKLWQKYKVDLAFYGHVHNYERTCPIYENVCTMTEKSYYQGTLNGTIHVVVGGGGASLAQFTSLNTSWSYYKDYDYGFVKLTAFDHSNLLFEYKKSSDGKVYDSFKISRDYRDILACTVDSCPSVTLAS